The Knoellia sp. S7-12 region AACCCCGCACCTACCCCATCAGCTTCGACATCAACGGCAACACCTACGGCGGACCACCCCCACGCATCGACTTCGACACCACCCTCCAACACGGCACCGGACCCTGGGACCAGATCCTCATCGACTTCCCACCCCGACCACCGGAACCGATCCCGTTCTGAGGCGCAGACGTGTGACGATGCACCGTATGGACTTCTCCACTGCTGCTGATCTCCGGTCCAGTCTCGAGGCGACCGGCTACCTCGCCGGAGATGAGCTCGCGACGATCGCGTGGCTGGCGACCAGGCTCCATCGGCCGCTGCTCGTCGAGGGTGAGCCGGGCACCGGCAAGACGGCACTCGCCGAGGCGCTGGCTGCGGCGGGTGGGGTGCCCCTCATCCGGCTGCAGTGTCACGAAGGCATCGACGCGAGCCAGGCGCTCTATGACTGGGACTTCCCCCGGCAGATCCTGCATCTGCGTGCGGTCGAGGCCGTGGACGGAGCGGCCTCCCTCGAGGATGTCGAGTCCGGGTTGTTCGACGAGCGCTTCCTCGTGGCGCGCCCGATCCTGCGCGCCCTGCGCGAGGCACCTGCCGTGCTGCTCATCGATGAGATCGACCGCGCTGACGACGAGTTCGAGGCGTTCCTCCTCGAGGTCCTGTCGACCTGGCAGGTGAGCATCCCCGAGCTCGGCACGGTGAGCGCCACGACGCCCCCGCTCGTCATCCTCACCTCCAACCGCACGCGGGAGGTGCACGACGCGCTCAAGCGACGTTGCCTCTATCAGTGGCTCGAACACCCCTCTCTCGAGCGGGAACTCGCGATCGTCCGGTCGCGTGCGCCAGAGGTCCCCGAGGCACTGGCCGAGCAGGTCGTGCGGGCCATCCACGCCGTGCGAACCGACGCTGAGCTGCTCAAACCGCCCGGTGTGGCCGAGACGCTCGACTGGGCCCGAGCCCTCCACGAGCTGGGGGTCCGCGAGCTCGACACTGCGTCGGCGGCCGCGTCACTCGGAGTGGCCGTGAAGTATCGCGAGGACGCCGATCGAGTCCGCGCCGCGCTCGATCGGATCCTCTCCAAGTGACCGTCGTCGCGCGATCCGCCGAGGAGATCCTCCTTGGCTTCGCGCGCGCCCTGAGGGCCGCTGGGGTGGCGGTCACCGCAGACCGTGAGCGCACCTACCTCCAGGCGGTCGCCACCGTCGGACTCGAGGACCAAGCAGCCGTGTATGCCGTGGGGCGAGCCACCCTGTGCGGCTCACCGTCCGATCTCGAGAGACACGACCTCGTGTATGCCGCGTGGTTCGGCGCCCAGCGGCCCGGCATCGCACAGCGGGCTCCGCTTCGTCCGCCGGTGTCGATGGCCGACCTGCAGGACGGAGACGCCGGCGAGGAGTCCGGTGATGGCGACCCGGAGGATGTGCGCGCCGTGGCCAGTGCAACAGAAGTGCTGCGGCACAGGGACATTGCCTCGATGTCGGCTAGCGAGAGGGCTGCTCTGGCGGGGATGTTCGCCGCCCTCCGGCCCCGCTCGCCACGTCGTCGAACGCATCGCCTGACTGCTGCCTCGAGGGGGCGAGTCGATGCCCGACGCACCCTGCGCGAGATGGTTCGCCGTCACGGTGAGCCGGGTCCGATTCGGTATCGGCGCCGGGCCGAGCGAGCGCGCAGAGTCGTGGTGCTCCTCGACGTGTCGGGGTCGATGAGTGCCTACACCGACGCGTTGCTCCGGCTCGGTCACGTGTGGTGTCGCAGCAGTGCGTCCGTGGAGGTCTTCACCGTTGGCACCCGTCTGACCCACGTGACCAGGGCGCTGCAACAGCCTGATCCGGATCGGGCCCTCGTGGCCGCAGGGCAGGTCATCCCTGACTGGTCCGGCGGCACGCGCCTCGCCGACGGGGTCAGGGCCTTCCTCGAGCGTTGGGGCAGGCGTGGCATGGCCAGAGGCGCAGTCGTCGTCATCGTGAGTGACGGATGGGAGCGCGGGGAGCCCGAGGGTTTGGCCGAACAGATGCGCCGACTCCACGCGCTGTCGCACCACGTCGTCTGGGCCAACCCGCATCGCGGGCACCCGGCATACGCGCCTGTCCAGCAGGGCATCGTTGCGGCCCTGCCGTACGTTGACACCTTCGTGGCCGGACATTCGATGGCGGCCTTTGCCGAGCTGCTGGAGGTCGTCGCCGATGCGTGAAGTCCTGACCGAGTTGCGCGAGTGGTGGGACGCCGGCGAGAGCGCGGCACTGGCCACGGTCGTCGAGACGTTCAACTCGTCGCCGCGGCCGGCTGGAGCGTCAATGCTCGTCGGACCTCACGGGACAGCGGTCGGCTCGGTCTCCGGTGGCTGCGTCGAGGGCGCTGTCTATGAGGAGGGCCAGGGCGTCATCGCCTCTGCCACACCGGAACTGGTCCATTACGGCATCTCGGACGACACGGCATACGCCGTCGGTCTTTCGTGTGGGGGACAACTCGATGTCTTCATCGAGAAGGTGGACCGAGAGACCTTTCCCGAGTTCGGTGACGTCGCCGACGACATCGAGGCCGGACGTCCGGTCGCCGTCGTCACGGTGGTCGAGCACCCCGAGGCCGGCTGGGTCGGGCGCCGACTCGTCGTCCGTTCGGACAGCGTGACTGGCGCCCTCGGCAGCACGCGAGCCGAGGAGGCCGTGACTGCGGACGTGCGAGGGCTGCTCGCGAACGGGCTCACCGAGACACTCACCTATGGGCCGCACGGCGAACGACGTGGTGAAGGGATGCGCGTCTTCGTCGCGTCCTATGCGCCCAAGCCGCGGATGGTCGTCTTTGGTGCCATCGACTTCGCGGCGGCGGTTGCCGAGATGGGCCACTTCCTCGGGTATGCCGTGACCGTGTGCGACGCGCGTCCGGTCTTCGCGACCCCGGCGCGGCTGCCCGCTGCCGACGACGTCGTCGTCGCGTGGCCGCACACCTATCTGCGCGATGAAGTGGAGGCGGGGCGCATCGACGGCCGGACCGTTCTGTGCGTTCTCACCCACGACCCGAAGTTCGACGTCCCCCTGCTCGAGGTTGCCCTGAAGCTGCCCGAAGTGGCCTACATCGGTGCCATGGGGTCACGGCTGACTCACGACGAACGAATGGCGAGGCTGCGCGAGGCCGGGCTGTCCGAGGCGGAGCTCGACCGGCTGTCGTCACCGATCGGTCTGGACCTGGGCGCCCGGACTCCTCAGGAGACAGCGGTCTCGATTGCGGCCGAGATCATCGCGCTGCGGTGGGGCGGACACGGCGACCGTCTCGCCGACCGTGAGGGCCCGATTCACGCCTGACCTTGCTGTTTTCCCTGTGCATCTCGGTGAAACCTTGTCACGGTGTGGCGGATCAGTGCAGGATCGCAACTACCGCACATCCCGCCCACAGCAGGAGTCAACGATGACTCGGATCACGGTCACGGTCGACGGTTCGACCTACAGCGACGAGGTGGAGCCACGGATGCTCCTTGTCCACTACCTTCGAGAATCGGTGGGGAAGACCGGGACGGTGATCGGGTGCGACACGAGCAACTGCGGCGCCTGCACGGTCCATCTCGACGGCCGAAGTGTGAAGTCCTGCAACGTCCTTGCCGTCCAGGCGGACGGGCACGAGGTCACCACGATCGAAGGGCTCGCCACGAATGGTGAGCTCCACCCCATGCAACAGGCGTTCCACGAGTGTCACGCGCTCCAGTGCGGCTACTGCACGCCCGGGATGATCATGCAGGCCATCGATGTGCTGAACGAGAACCCCAATCCCTCCGAGGAGGAGATCAGGGTGGGCCTCGAGGGCAACCTCTGTCGTTGCACCGGCTACCACAACATCGTCAAGGCCGTGCAGCAGGCGGCAGGACAGGGCGCCACTGAGGACGCGACCGCGGGAGCGCAGTCATGACCGCCGTCGACGACCGCCCCGAGGCCAAGACCGCCGAGATCGGGCGAGCCCGGCGCCGCAAGGAGGACCAGCGGCTCATCACCGGACGCACCAAGTGGACGGACAACATTCAGTTGGCCGGGATGCTCCACCTCGCGATGGTCCGCAGTCCGCTGGCGCACGCGACGATCACCAACATCGACACAGACGCGGCCCGATCCGCGCCCGGCGTCATCGCGGTGTTCACCGGCGCCGACATCGCCGACATCCAGGGCGTCAACATCACCGCGTGGCCCATCACGGCCGACCAGAAGACGCCGGATCACCTGCCGATGCCCCTCGAGCGCGTCGCGCACGCCGGCGAGATCGTCGCCGTCGTGGCTGCCCGGACCGCTGCCGGGGCCCGTGATGCCGCCGAGCTGGTCGACGTCGACTACGACGCGCTTCCTGCGGTCCTCGACCTCAAGGAAGCAGCGACGGACTCGGTCCTGGCGCACCCGTCACTCGGCACCAACAAGTCCGCCTTCTGGCAGCTCGACTCCAAGGAGGGCGGCACCGGCGAGGACGTCGACGAGGCGATCCGACAGGCCGGCATTGACGGGATTGTGATTGAGCGTGAGTACCGCCAGCAGCGCCTCATCCCTGCCTTCATGGAGCCGCGGTCCACGGTCGTGGATCCGACCGGCGAGCAAGTCACGATGTGGTCGGCGACGCAGATCCCGCACATCCTGAGGTTCTGCATCGCGGCCACGACGGGCCTGCCCGAGTCCAAGATCCGGGTCATCGCCCCGGACGTCGGTGGCGGCTTCGGCGGCAAGCTGCAGTCGACGCCCGAGGAGTTCGTCACCCTCGCCGTGGCGCGCAAGCTCGGCCGTCCCTGCAAGTTCACCGAGACCCGCTCGGAGACGATGGTCTCCGCGCACCACGGTCGTGACCAGTGGCAGAAGCTCACCCTCTGCGCGGAGAAGGACGGCACGGTCACCGGGCTCAAGGTCGAACTCATGGCCGACCTCGGTGCGTATGCCGCGATCGTCGGCGGTGGTGTGCCGGTGCTGGGCGCGTGGATGTTCAACTCGATCTACAAGTTCCCGGCATACCGGTTCAACACGACGAACTACTACACCAACAAGACCTGGGTGGACGCCTACCGGGGTGCAGGGCGGCCGGAGGCGACCTATGCCATCGAGCGGCTCATGGACGAGCTCGCGGCCGAGGTCGGCGTCGACCCCCTCGAGATCCGCGAGAAGAACTGGATCAAGCACGAGGAGTTCCCGTTCACGACCGTGGCCGGGATGACCTACGACTCCGGCAACTACGAGGCCGCGACCGCCAAGGCCAAGGAGCTCTTCGGCTATGACGAGCTCCGCGCAGAGCAGCAGCAGCGGCGCGACTCGGGCGACCCCGTCCAGCTCGGCATCGGCGTCTCGACCTTCACCGAGATGTGCGGCCTCGCGCCGTCACGTGTCCTGGGCTCGCTCAACTACGGCGCGGGCGGCTGGGAGTCGGCGAGCATCCGGATGCTCGCCACCGGCACGGTCGAGGTGATCACCGGCACCTCGCCCCACGGTCAGGGGCACGAGACGGCGTGGAGCCAGATCGTCGCCGACCGGCTCGGTGTCCCGTTCGAGAACGTCGAGGTGCTCCACGGCGACACACAGATCGCCTCCAAGGGCATGGACAGCTACGGGTCCCGTTCGCTCGTCGTCGGTGGTGAGGCACTCGTGCTCGCCGCCGACAGGGTCATCGAGAAGGCGAAGGTGTTCGCGGCGCACATGCTCGAGGCCAACGCCGACGACCTCGAGTTCGCAGAGGGCACATTCACGGTCAAGGGAACCGACAAAGGCATTGGCCTCACCGACGTGGCACTCGCGACGTTCGCCGGGCACAACCTGCCCGACGGGGCCGAGCCAACCATCGACGCCGACGCGACCTACGACCCGGTGAACTTCTCCTTCCCGCACGGCACCCACCTGTGCGCGATGGAGGTCGACACCGAGACGGGCGCGACGAAGATGCGCAAGTACGTCTGTGTTGACGACATCGGCGTCATCATCAACCCGCTCATCGTCGAGGGCCAGGTCCACGGCGGACTCGTCCAGGGCATCGCGCAGGCGCTGTGGGAGGGCGCCGAGTACGACGAGCAGGGCACTCTCGTCTCCGGCTCCTTCGTCGACTACACGCTGCCCACATCGGCCGACACGATCAGCTTCATCACCGACCACACGACGTCCCCGTCGACGTCGAACACGCTCGGCACCAAGGGCGTCGGCGAGGCGGGCACGATCGCCTCGACGCCGGCCGTCGTGAACGCCATCGTCGACGCGCTGCGACCGAGGGGCATCAACGACATCACGATGCCGTGCACCCCTGAGCGGGTGTGGACCGCGATCCAGTCAGCCGGCTCCAACCAGTCCGAACCGGCACCGGCTGATGCCCAGCCACACTTCCAGGCTGACTCCGCGAACCAGGACGATCCCGGCACGGCGACCGAAGGAGCAGGCGAATGATCCCCGCAGCCTTTGACTACGTGGCCCCGACGTCCGTTGCTGACGTCCTCGCCGCACTCGCCGAGGCCGGCGATGAGGTCAAGGTCCTCGCTGGTGGTCAGAGCCTTCTGCCCGTTCTGCGAATGCGCCTCAATGCGCCCGAAGTGGTCATCGACCTCGGGCGCATCGAGGAGCTGCGCGGCATCAGGGAGGACGGCGACCACATCATCATCGGCGCGATGACGACCTACGCAGACGCTCTCGCCTCCGACCTCGTGCGCGACCACGCCGCGGTCCTGCAGGCAGCGATCAAGGAGGTCGCCGACCCCCAGATCCGGCACCGCGGCACGGTGGGTGGCGCCCTCGTCCACGCGGACCCAGCCGGCGATGTCGGGGCACCCGCCCTCGCACTCGACACCGAGTTCGTCGTCACGGGCAGCGGGGGAGAGCGGACGGTCGCGGCCAGCGACTTCTTCAAGGGCCTCTTCGAGACCGCTGTGGGTGAGGGTGAGCTCCTCACGGCCATCCGCATCCCCAAGCACACCGGGTGGGGCGCGCACTACGAGAAGTTCGTCCGGGTCTCCCACCAGTGGTCGATCGTCGCGGTCGCGGCGACGGTCCGCGTTGAGGGTGGGTCGATCGCGGAGGCCCGCGTCGGCCTGACCAACATGGGTTCGACGCCACTGCGTGCGTCGGCCGTGGAGGCGGCACTCGTCGGCACGGCCGCGACGGACGAGTCGGTGCGTGCGGCCTGCGCGGCGGCGGCCGAAGGCACGGACCCGCCGAGCGACCTCAACGGCAGTGCTGACTATCGCCGGGCACTTGCGCCGATCCTCACCCGTCGAGCGGTCCTCACCGCCGCTGGGGGCTGACCGTGGAGCTGCACCACGAGTTCACCGTGCCGGCCGACGCCGATGAGGTGTGGGCCGTGCTGCTCGACCTCGAGCGCGTGGGTGGGTGCTTTCCCGGCGCCACGGTCACGGACGCGAGCGACGACGGCTTCGCCGGGACGGTCAAGGTCAAGCTCGGGCCGATCGCCCTCGTGTATGCCGGTTCCGGCACTTTCCTGGAGCGCGACCCGTCCGCTCATCGTGCCGTCATCGAGGCCAAGGGCAAGGACAAGCGCGGCAATGGCACGGCAGGCGCCACGGTCACCCTGCAGCTGTCCCCGGACGGCGACGCGACGCGGGTTTCGGTGGACACGGACCTCGCGATCACCGGCAAACCGGCCCAGTTCGGGCGAGGTGTGATGCAGGACGTCTCCGACAAGCTGCTCGGTCAGTTCGTCGCGTGCATCGAGAGCCAGTTCGACGTGGCCGAACCGGTCGAGGTTCCTGAAGCTCCTGACGCGACACCGCGGCCGACCCCACTACCGACTCCACGGCCGACCCCGCCGGTGGACGACGCGATCGACCTTGGTGCGGTGGCGCTGCCTTCGGCGGTCAAGGAGTGGGGGCCGTATGCCGTGGCCGGGCTCATCGGTGCCCTGATCGGCTACGCGATCGGCCGCGACCACAGCTGACCCGAATCCGCATCCTCGTGGCCGGCGTCAGGCCGCCCGGCCGTAGGCGTCCATGTCGTGGGCGCTGCGCCGGTGGTCGGCGTCGTGGGCGGCCGGGTGGCGGTAGTCGTCCGCCCAGGGTGCGGACCCGTGGCGACGGTTGCTGCTCTCGAGGGCCCAGAGGAAGAGGGCCGTGAGGATGAGTGCGGGGATGAAAGGGGCGATGGTGGCGATGAATGTGCTCATGGCATGAGTTTGACGCACCTATAGATACTGCCACGAGTGGCAGGACTGTCGCTGTAGCACAAGATGCTGCCATACTGGCGGAATGGCCCTTCGTTCCGTTGCCGTCGTCCTGCAGGATCCCGTCGCCCTGTTCGAACTCGGTGTCCTCACCGAAGTCTTTGGCATCGACCGCACCGACGACGGCGTGCCGCCGTTCGACTTCCGAGTGTGCGCCGAGATGCCGGGTGTGCCACTGCGGGCGGATGCCGGTGTCATTGCCGTCGCCCCCCACGGGTTGGAGGCGACCACCGACGCGGACCTCGTCGCCATCCCGGCCAGCCACGCGGCATACACGCCGTCTGAAGCGGTGAAGCAGGTGGTGCGGGACGCTGTCGAGCGTGGCGCGTACGTGCTGTCGGTCTGCTCCGGCGCTTTCACTCTCGGCGCCGCGGGAGTCCTCGACGGGCGTGAGTGCACGACGCACTGGCGTCACAGCGACGAGCTGGCTGCGACCTACCCGCTCGCCAAGGTCAACCCCGACGTCCTCTATGCCCACGACGGCACCGTCATCACGAGTGCAGGCACCGCGGCAGGGGTCGATGCGTGCCTTCACCTCGTGCGGGCCGAGCACGGTGGGGCCGTCGCCAACCGCATCGCCCGTCGCATGGTCGTCTCTCCGCATCGCGACGGCGGGCAGCGGCAGTTCATCGACCGTCCTATCCCCGTGACCGAGGCCGAGAGTCTCAGCCCGATCCTCGCGTGGATGGTCGAGCACCTGGCGCAGCCGCACACCGTCGCGGACCTTGCTCGGCGTGCGGCGATGTCGTCACGCACCTTCGCGCGAAGGTTCGTGGCCGAGACGGGCACGACTCCCCACCAGTGGGTCACTGACCAGCGCGTCCTGCGCGCCCGAGAGCTGCTCGAGGAGACCGACCTGTCGATCGAGCAGATCGCCGGTGACGTCGGCTTCGGCAGTGCCGCCCTGCTCCGTCACCACTTCGCGCAGTGCACCGGACTCACGCCCACGGTGTTCCGGACGCGACACCGCTCCCCGGCCTGAGCCGAGGAGCGGTGTGCGCGTTGCTGAGTCAGTTGTGACGCAGCTTCACCGGGGTGCGTTCGGCACGAGGCACATCACCGATGCCGAGCGGTTGCCCGAACCGTCGATGGCATAGACCTCGGCGTCACCCCTTCCCTTGAGGTTCCACTCGACGACACCGGCGCCGGGCTTCTGGCTGGGCTTGGCGCCGTTGGCCTCGACGTACTTGATGTCGGTGTCGACGGCGAACGGACCCCACACCTGGGAGCTTCCGTCGTCCTTGACGAAGATGTCGAGGTCACCGTCGGGCCACACGTCGTCATGAGCGACGAGGCGATAGAAGCCGTCCTGGTTCTGGCCCTGACCGCCGTTGCCGGGAGCTCCGGGCACGTTGCCGTCCGGGTTCGTCGACTCGACACACTGCGCGATGGGCGGAGTGGTGTCACGCCACAGCTTCGACACCGTGCGGGTCGCCTCGTCGCCGTGGATGGTGGCGGTTGCCGAGATCGTGTCGGTGCCGAGCGAGGCCGGCTCCTTCGGGACGTCGTAGGTGAAGGTCACCTGACCCGAGGCGTTGGTCTCACAGGAGGCCGGCGCACACGTGCCCGCCTCACCCGCGTTCGGTCCGGCGGGGACGGAGAAGTCCACCTCGTGGCCGGCGAGGTCGGACGCAGGACCCGTCACGGTCGCAGTGACCGTGTGGGCGTTGTCGCTTCCGAGCTCGTTGGTTGCGGTCGGGGGCGTGAGGACGAACCCGAAGACCGAGAAGCTCTCGCACCGGGTCACCGTCCCCGTGGCGGTCGGATCACCCGACGGGCCGATGCCCGTGGCCGTCGAGCAGACCTCGTGCAGACCCGGAGCGAGGTTGTCGCCGGGCGCAGTCCACGTGATCGATGCGGGTCCGGCCGTCGGCAGGGCCTGGCTGGGCGTCGACGTCACCGGGTTGCCGTCCAGGGTCACGCTCAGCCCCGTGAGGGTCGTCGCTGTGACGTTGGTGATGACGTCGGGCAGGTCCGCCGGGTCGGGCACCCCGAAGCACGTCGTGCCGCTCGCGCTGGCCATTTGGTTGAGGGTGCCGACCGAGCCCCCAGCACACGAGCTCCCGCTGCCGACGGCGAAGGGATAGATCGTCGCCCCGGCCGTGACCGTGGCGAGTGCGGAATTGAACTGGGCGATGCTTCCGACGTTCGACTCCCCGTCGGAGAGGAAGACGACGTTGACCTGGGTGCCGGACGCGGCGGCGACGAGTGTGGCCGCGGCCTCGAGGCCTGCGGCGAAGTTCGTCGACCCGCTGCCCCCGGTGTTCTTGGCGGTGAACTGGCCGATCTGTCCCGCCGCAAGTGAGTCGACGACGGTGTCGACGTCCGTCCCGGTGGGCGAGGTGAAGGGCTGGTCGCCCGCTGCTCCCTGCATGTCGGCGGTCGCCGAGCCCGAGCCGAACGCCGCGACAGCGCTTTCGAGGGCCGAGCCGTCGGTGACGACGAGGTCGTTGAGGCCCTTCACCGCAGCCTTCTCGCAGGTGAGGATCGTCCGGGTCGAGTCGCAGGCGATCCCGGTGCTGCCCGAGACGTCGACGACATAGATCCAGCTCGTGTTCGGTGCCCCCGTGGCGATGCTTGCCGTGCCCGACAGGGGCACGTCCACGGTGGTGTCGCCCGCCGGGACGATGAACGAGTCACCGTCGACGGGGGAGGTGACGCCGACAGCGAGAGCCGCGCCGTTGGGGAGGTTCCCCGACGTCGATCCGGCCATCGCTGCAGGCGTGACGAGAGCGGCGACCGCGAGGGCCGCACCGCTGGTGAGACAGGCGCGCCTACGCGCCCGTGCTGCTGGCTTCATGATGTTTCCTCCTGGTTGGTGCGATCGCCCTATGGGGTCCCCGGCCAAACGGTGACGCGGTCGCTGTGGGGAAGGAGGGGGAGCCAGCCCTCCAGATACATGGCGTTGGGCGCAGGCCCCGGCGTGGGCCGGGGCGGTGATCTTCACGAGATCTCCACAGGTCACTCCCACGCATGCCCACAACTGGCTCCTACTGTCAGTGGCATGAGTGGATCGGGAGCAGACACAGCCGTGGGGATTCCGTCGATTGCACGCACGACGGTGTTGGTCGTCGAGGACGAGCCGACGATCAACCAGGCCGTGACCGACCGGCTACGGGCCGAGGGCTACACCGTCCACCAGGCACACGACGGCCCTGCCGCTGTTGCGGCCTTCACCGAGCAGGCACCCGAACTCGTCGTCCTCGACGTCATGCTGCCCGGATTCGACGGGCTCGAGGTGTGTCGCCGCATCCAGGCGGTGCGCCCGGTGCCGGTGCTCATGCTCACGGCCCGCGACGACGAGACCGACATCCTCGTGGGGCTCGGCGTCGGCGCCGACGACTACGTCACCAAGCCGTTCCGCATGCGTGAGGTCGTCGCACGCACCCACGCACTGCTGCGCCGGGTCGAACGTGCCGCCGAGCTCGCCGCGACACCCGCACCCACGACCCAGGTCGGTGCGGTCGAGATCGATGGGCCTGCTCGGCGGGTGACGGTCGACGGCGAAGAGGTTCACCTCACCCCTCTCGAGTTCGACCTCCTCGCCTCGCTCGCGTCGACCCCCGGGACCGTCCGCTCGCGTGAACAACTCATGGGTGAGGTGTGGGGCTGGTCCGACGCCTCGGGCACGCGAACCCTCGACAGTCACGTGAAGTCCCTGCGCGCCAAGATTGGTGCCGCGCGTGTGCGCACCGTTCATGGGGTCGGCTATGCCCTGGAGAGTGCGTGAACACCGACCAGCCGCTCGCGAGCATTGACTCGATCAAGGTCAAGCTCGGGCTCCTCGTGGCGGTGAGCTGCGTTGTCGCAGCGCTGTTTGCGACGATCGGAGACCGAGCCGGTATGCCGCTCTGGCTCACCCTGCCGGTGACCGTCACCGTCGCGTTGCTCGTCACCCAGTGGCTTGCTCGGGGCATGACGGCTCCGCTGCGCGAGATGACTCACGCTGCCAGCCGCATGGCGGCGGGGGACTACCTGCAGCGCGTCTCGACGAAGTCGACCGACGAGGTTGGCGTACTCGCTCGAGCCTTCAACGCCATGTCCTCCGATCTCGCCGACGCGGACCACCAGCGTCGCCAGCTCGTCGCCACGGTCTCGCACGAGCTCCGCACACCGCTCACCGCCCAGCGCGCCCTCCTCGAGAACCTCGTCGACGGTGTGGTGCAGCCCGACGACGCCGCATTGCGTGGGGCGCTCACCCAGTCCGAGCGACTGAGCGACCTCGTCGGCGACCTGTTGGACCTGTCGCGGATCGACGCCGGAGTCGCACCGCTGAGGCTCGAAGAGGTGGCGGTCGCAGATCTGCTCCGCCGGGCGGTGTCGGAGGCCGAGCTCGGTTCCCGGACCGTTCATCACGTATGCCGTGTGGTCCCGGACGATCTCGTCGTCACGGCTGATCCTGCTCGCCTTGCACAACTCGTCGCCAATCTGCTCGACAACGCCGCTCGACACAGCCCTCTGGGCGGCGAGATCCAGCTCGTGGCAACCGTTCTGGACAGCGAACAATGGTCGCTCGAGGTCATCGACGACGGGCCGGGCATTCCCGCTGACAAGGCCGCCAATGTCTTCAGCCGCTTCGGCACGGGCGATGATGCGGGTGGCGGCACCGGCCTCGGGCTCGCGATTGCTTCC contains the following coding sequences:
- a CDS encoding xanthine dehydrogenase family protein subunit M — its product is MIPAAFDYVAPTSVADVLAALAEAGDEVKVLAGGQSLLPVLRMRLNAPEVVIDLGRIEELRGIREDGDHIIIGAMTTYADALASDLVRDHAAVLQAAIKEVADPQIRHRGTVGGALVHADPAGDVGAPALALDTEFVVTGSGGERTVAASDFFKGLFETAVGEGELLTAIRIPKHTGWGAHYEKFVRVSHQWSIVAVAATVRVEGGSIAEARVGLTNMGSTPLRASAVEAALVGTAATDESVRAACAAAAEGTDPPSDLNGSADYRRALAPILTRRAVLTAAGG
- a CDS encoding VWA domain-containing protein — protein: MTVVARSAEEILLGFARALRAAGVAVTADRERTYLQAVATVGLEDQAAVYAVGRATLCGSPSDLERHDLVYAAWFGAQRPGIAQRAPLRPPVSMADLQDGDAGEESGDGDPEDVRAVASATEVLRHRDIASMSASERAALAGMFAALRPRSPRRRTHRLTAASRGRVDARRTLREMVRRHGEPGPIRYRRRAERARRVVVLLDVSGSMSAYTDALLRLGHVWCRSSASVEVFTVGTRLTHVTRALQQPDPDRALVAAGQVIPDWSGGTRLADGVRAFLERWGRRGMARGAVVVIVSDGWERGEPEGLAEQMRRLHALSHHVVWANPHRGHPAYAPVQQGIVAALPYVDTFVAGHSMAAFAELLEVVADA
- a CDS encoding helix-turn-helix domain-containing protein, yielding MALRSVAVVLQDPVALFELGVLTEVFGIDRTDDGVPPFDFRVCAEMPGVPLRADAGVIAVAPHGLEATTDADLVAIPASHAAYTPSEAVKQVVRDAVERGAYVLSVCSGAFTLGAAGVLDGRECTTHWRHSDELAATYPLAKVNPDVLYAHDGTVITSAGTAAGVDACLHLVRAEHGGAVANRIARRMVVSPHRDGGQRQFIDRPIPVTEAESLSPILAWMVEHLAQPHTVADLARRAAMSSRTFARRFVAETGTTPHQWVTDQRVLRARELLEETDLSIEQIAGDVGFGSAALLRHHFAQCTGLTPTVFRTRHRSPA
- a CDS encoding SRPBCC family protein is translated as MELHHEFTVPADADEVWAVLLDLERVGGCFPGATVTDASDDGFAGTVKVKLGPIALVYAGSGTFLERDPSAHRAVIEAKGKDKRGNGTAGATVTLQLSPDGDATRVSVDTDLAITGKPAQFGRGVMQDVSDKLLGQFVACIESQFDVAEPVEVPEAPDATPRPTPLPTPRPTPPVDDAIDLGAVALPSAVKEWGPYAVAGLIGALIGYAIGRDHS
- a CDS encoding (2Fe-2S)-binding protein; its protein translation is MTRITVTVDGSTYSDEVEPRMLLVHYLRESVGKTGTVIGCDTSNCGACTVHLDGRSVKSCNVLAVQADGHEVTTIEGLATNGELHPMQQAFHECHALQCGYCTPGMIMQAIDVLNENPNPSEEEIRVGLEGNLCRCTGYHNIVKAVQQAAGQGATEDATAGAQS
- a CDS encoding xanthine dehydrogenase family protein molybdopterin-binding subunit; the protein is MTAVDDRPEAKTAEIGRARRRKEDQRLITGRTKWTDNIQLAGMLHLAMVRSPLAHATITNIDTDAARSAPGVIAVFTGADIADIQGVNITAWPITADQKTPDHLPMPLERVAHAGEIVAVVAARTAAGARDAAELVDVDYDALPAVLDLKEAATDSVLAHPSLGTNKSAFWQLDSKEGGTGEDVDEAIRQAGIDGIVIEREYRQQRLIPAFMEPRSTVVDPTGEQVTMWSATQIPHILRFCIAATTGLPESKIRVIAPDVGGGFGGKLQSTPEEFVTLAVARKLGRPCKFTETRSETMVSAHHGRDQWQKLTLCAEKDGTVTGLKVELMADLGAYAAIVGGGVPVLGAWMFNSIYKFPAYRFNTTNYYTNKTWVDAYRGAGRPEATYAIERLMDELAAEVGVDPLEIREKNWIKHEEFPFTTVAGMTYDSGNYEAATAKAKELFGYDELRAEQQQRRDSGDPVQLGIGVSTFTEMCGLAPSRVLGSLNYGAGGWESASIRMLATGTVEVITGTSPHGQGHETAWSQIVADRLGVPFENVEVLHGDTQIASKGMDSYGSRSLVVGGEALVLAADRVIEKAKVFAAHMLEANADDLEFAEGTFTVKGTDKGIGLTDVALATFAGHNLPDGAEPTIDADATYDPVNFSFPHGTHLCAMEVDTETGATKMRKYVCVDDIGVIINPLIVEGQVHGGLVQGIAQALWEGAEYDEQGTLVSGSFVDYTLPTSADTISFITDHTTSPSTSNTLGTKGVGEAGTIASTPAVVNAIVDALRPRGINDITMPCTPERVWTAIQSAGSNQSEPAPADAQPHFQADSANQDDPGTATEGAGE
- a CDS encoding XdhC family protein; translated protein: MREVLTELREWWDAGESAALATVVETFNSSPRPAGASMLVGPHGTAVGSVSGGCVEGAVYEEGQGVIASATPELVHYGISDDTAYAVGLSCGGQLDVFIEKVDRETFPEFGDVADDIEAGRPVAVVTVVEHPEAGWVGRRLVVRSDSVTGALGSTRAEEAVTADVRGLLANGLTETLTYGPHGERRGEGMRVFVASYAPKPRMVVFGAIDFAAAVAEMGHFLGYAVTVCDARPVFATPARLPAADDVVVAWPHTYLRDEVEAGRIDGRTVLCVLTHDPKFDVPLLEVALKLPEVAYIGAMGSRLTHDERMARLREAGLSEAELDRLSSPIGLDLGARTPQETAVSIAAEIIALRWGGHGDRLADREGPIHA
- a CDS encoding MoxR family ATPase, producing the protein MDFSTAADLRSSLEATGYLAGDELATIAWLATRLHRPLLVEGEPGTGKTALAEALAAAGGVPLIRLQCHEGIDASQALYDWDFPRQILHLRAVEAVDGAASLEDVESGLFDERFLVARPILRALREAPAVLLIDEIDRADDEFEAFLLEVLSTWQVSIPELGTVSATTPPLVILTSNRTREVHDALKRRCLYQWLEHPSLERELAIVRSRAPEVPEALAEQVVRAIHAVRTDAELLKPPGVAETLDWARALHELGVRELDTASAAASLGVAVKYREDADRVRAALDRILSK